Proteins from one Belonocnema kinseyi isolate 2016_QV_RU_SX_M_011 chromosome 8, B_treatae_v1, whole genome shotgun sequence genomic window:
- the LOC117177843 gene encoding tyrosine-protein kinase Fer isoform X3, whose translation MQDIVKYSDFTTEKFLEIHTRMRKVVDTIKPIEEYKDFVGKHRTRPASPIRFTFDENLVEDTSGKLQPNKLTVDNLTIDWLRNRLSELEASLKTTQQSRQTSQSMDINCDSKTLILDYSQERKELGLRCQEKKLQRQAEVIRSALNELGCEELPSGCDLSVEGSFTETPPISKKKTIIDNGIFTLRRNQRLMTIFRTPFKSLPMIHETKNGVIRACSEGPTFKNIDIPPVVPLRGVTNSANNQKGTGSVGLMEEEWFHGVLPREEVVRLLVNKGDFLVRETTRNDECQIALSVCWDGHKHFIVQTTPEGHYRFEGPMFPSIQELIMHQLKSGLPVTSRSGAILKTPILRERWELNNDDVILLEKIGRGNFGDVYKAQLKSCKTEVAVKTCKVTLPDEQKKKFLQEGRILKQYDHPNIVKLIGICVQKQPIMIVMELVPGGSLLTYLKNNKTSITQKEQLRMCKDAAAGMRYLESKSCIHRDLAARNCLVGYDTIVKISDFGMSREEEEYIVSDGMKQIPIKWTAPEALNFGKYTSLCDVWSYGVLIWEIFSKGGSPYHGMSNSQAREQIDKGYRMPAPEGTPEEIYRLMSRCWEYDPENRPHFDQIFSIVDTLAQAYS comes from the exons ATGCAAGATATAGTCAAGTACTCAGACTTTACAACCGAAAAGTTTCTTGAGATTCACACTCGCATGAGGAAAGTTGTAGATACGATAAAACCAATTGAAGAGTATAAGGACTTTGTAGGGAAACATAG AACCAGGCCAGCATCGCCGATACGGTTTACATTTGATGAAAATCTGGTGGAAGACACTTCGGGTAAATTACAGCCGAACAAGTTGACGGTTGACAATTTGACGATAGACTGGCTGCGCAATCGACTATCAGAATTGGAAGCTTCCCTCAAAACAACGCAGCAGAGTCGACAAACTTCACAATCTATGGACATTAATTGTGATTCTAA aacgtTGATCCTGGATTATTCACAGGAAAGAAAAGAACTTGGGCTTCgttgtcaagaaaaaaagttacaGAGACAGGCCGAAGTAATTAGAAGTGCCCTTAATGAACTCGGTTGCGAGGAATTGCCTTCAGGTTGTGATCTTTCCGTCGAAGGATCTTTTACTGAAACGCCACCGATTAGCAAG AAAAAAACGATCATAGATAATGGTATCTTCACGCTTAGGCGAAACCAGCGATTGATGACGATATTCAGAACTCCCTTCAAGTCGTTGCCAATGATTCATGAAACGAAAAACGGAGTGATTAGAGCGTGTAGCGAAGGCCCTACATTTAAAAACATCGATATCCCGCCAGTT GTACCACTCCGCGGCGTAACGAATTCAGCGAATAATCAAAAGGGAACTGGAAGTGTAGGTTTGATGGAAGAAGAATGGTTTCATGGTGTTTTACCGAGAGAAGAAGTCGTGAGACTTTTGGTCAATAAGGGAGATTTCCTGGTGAGGGAAACTACTAGAAACGACGAGTGTCAGATTGCTTTATCTGTTTGTTGGGATGGACACAAACATTTCATCGTTCAAACAACTCCAGAG GGACATTATCGATTTGAGGGTCCGATGTTTCCTTCGATTCAAGAACTGATTATGCATCAACTAAAATCTGGGTTGCCAGTAACTAGTCGTTCGGGAGCCATTCTAAAAACTCCAATTCTTCGAGAACGGTGGGAATTAAACAATGATGATgtcattcttttagaaaaaataggGCGA GGAAACTTTGGAGACGTTTACAAGGCCCAGTTGAAATCCTGCAAGACTGAAGTAGCCGTAAAGACTTGTAAAGTGACTTTGCCCGACGAGCAGAAGAAAAAGTTTCTGCAGGAAGGCAGAATTCTTAAGCAATATGATCATCCGAATATTGTTAAGCTCATTGGAATTTGCGTCCAGAAGCAGCCGATCATGATCGTTATGGAATTAGTTCCCG GCGGATCCCTGCTAACGTATCTCAAAAACAATAAAACTAGTATCACTCAGAAAGAACAACTTCGTATGTGCAAAGACGCTGCCGCAGGAATGCGATATTTGGAATCTAAATCATGTATTCATAGAGATTTAGCGGCTCGAAATTGTCTCGTTG gCTATGACACGATAGTAAAAATCTCAGATTTCGGAATGTCCCGAGAAGAAGAAGAATATATAGTTTCGGATGGAATGAAGCAGATTCCAATCAAGTGGACTGCACCAGAGGCTCTTAACTTTG GAAAGTACACTTCCCTGTGTGATGTTTGGAGCTATGGAGTTCTAATTTGGGAGATATTTTCTAAAGGCGGTAGTCCTTATCATGGAATGTCAAATTCTCAAGCACGAGAACAAATTGATAAAG GGTACCGAATGCCAGCACCAGAGGGAACTCCTGAAGAAATCTACAGGTTGATGTCACGTTGTTGGGAATACGACCCAGAAAATAGGCCGCACTTCGATCAAATTTTCTCAATCGTGGATACTTTAGCTCAAGCTTATTCATAA